A window from Actinomycetes bacterium encodes these proteins:
- a CDS encoding type II CAAX endopeptidase family protein, whose translation MSAPDLTDRAGEPGDPGDPGSRTGLPQRRVLGQEVLLVLGLSLAASAAYALVSLLSAPIKGVSAPVFSRAGLAYQLLDVATSLVPVALVAHFLARSGESLASIGLDLRRPRADAAWAVGLATAVGAVGLVVYAAAVELGVNRTVVPVPPTGHWWTIPVLLLGALRSGLLEEVVVCGYLLRRLGQLGWSPARALAASALLRASYHLYQGFGGFVGNLALGLLFGRIYQRQGRTTPLVLAHFLVDAGAGLGYLALRGRVSWLPR comes from the coding sequence GTGAGCGCCCCCGACCTGACCGACCGCGCCGGCGAGCCCGGCGACCCGGGCGACCCTGGCTCGCGGACCGGGCTCCCCCAGCGCCGGGTCCTCGGGCAAGAGGTGCTGCTCGTGCTCGGCCTGTCGCTCGCCGCCTCGGCCGCCTACGCGCTCGTCAGCCTGCTCTCGGCCCCGATCAAGGGGGTGTCGGCGCCCGTGTTCTCCCGCGCGGGCCTGGCCTATCAGCTCCTGGACGTGGCCACCTCGCTGGTGCCGGTCGCGCTCGTCGCCCACTTCCTGGCCCGCTCGGGCGAGTCGCTGGCCAGCATCGGCCTGGACCTCCGGCGCCCCCGTGCCGACGCGGCCTGGGCGGTGGGGCTGGCCACTGCGGTCGGCGCGGTCGGGCTGGTCGTCTACGCGGCCGCGGTCGAGCTCGGGGTGAACCGGACGGTGGTGCCGGTGCCGCCCACCGGGCACTGGTGGACGATCCCGGTGCTGCTGCTCGGGGCCTTGCGCAGTGGCCTGCTCGAGGAGGTCGTCGTCTGCGGCTACCTGCTGCGCCGGCTCGGCCAGCTCGGCTGGTCGCCCGCCCGGGCACTCGCCGCGAGCGCGCTGCTCCGGGCCAGCTACCACCTCTACCAGGGCTTCGGCGGCTTCGTGGGCAACCTCGCCCTGGGCCTGCTCTTCGGCCGCATCTACCAGCGCCAGGGCCGGACCACCCCGCTCGTGCTCGCCCACTTCCTGGTCGACGCGGGCGCCGGCCTGGGCTACCTGGCCCTGCGGGGCAGGGTGAGCTGGCTGCCCCGCTAG
- a CDS encoding gamma-glutamyltransferase family protein, whose translation MFTTRPELLGTHGMVASTHWLASAAGMAMLERGGNAFDAAVAAGLVLQVVEPHLNGPGGDLPILLWDARQDRPLVVAGQGPAPATASIGRFRDLGLDLVPGTGLLAACVPGAFDAWMLLLRDFGTLPLAEVAAPAIGYAADGFPVVPGISATIAGAERLFAAHWPTSAAVWLPGGRSPAPGTLFRNPDLAVTYERLVAEAETAAHGREARIDAARAAWSDGFVAEAIDRFAGHGVMDVSGTPHAGLLTGDDLAGWRAGVEEPATLDYAGWTVCKTGPWGQGPVFLQQLALLAGFDLPGLGHGSAGYVHTVVECAKLAFADREAWYGDPRMVEVPLAALLDPGYATERRSLVGEDASLELRPGSPDGRPPRLPGTVAVAPEAAGAGVTAAGAGVAAAGVGAGVGAGVAGVGTRAGGPTVAGVGDPTVGRVAGDTCHVDAVDRFGNMVSATPSGGWLQSSPVVPGLGFPLGTRAQMFWLEEGLPNSLAPGKRPRTTLSPTLALRDGEAVLAFGTPGGDGQDQWSLQLFLAHVHFGMDLQAAVDAPAFHTTAFPSSFWPREHRPGVVEVEERLGPDAVQGLRRRGHQVVVGGPWSLGRLSAVGRDPATGLLRAAANPRGMQGYAVGR comes from the coding sequence ATGTTCACGACACGGCCGGAGCTGCTCGGCACCCACGGGATGGTCGCCTCCACCCACTGGCTGGCGTCCGCGGCCGGCATGGCCATGCTCGAGCGGGGCGGCAACGCGTTCGACGCGGCGGTCGCCGCCGGCCTGGTCCTGCAGGTGGTCGAGCCCCACCTCAACGGCCCCGGCGGTGACCTGCCGATCCTGCTCTGGGACGCCCGCCAGGACCGGCCGCTGGTGGTCGCCGGGCAGGGCCCGGCGCCGGCGACCGCGTCGATCGGCCGCTTCCGCGACCTCGGCCTGGACCTGGTGCCGGGCACCGGCCTGCTGGCCGCGTGCGTGCCCGGCGCGTTCGACGCCTGGATGCTGCTGCTGCGCGACTTCGGCACCCTGCCCCTGGCCGAGGTGGCCGCGCCCGCGATCGGCTACGCCGCCGACGGCTTCCCGGTCGTGCCCGGCATCAGCGCCACCATCGCCGGCGCCGAGCGGCTGTTCGCCGCCCACTGGCCGACCTCGGCCGCCGTCTGGCTGCCCGGGGGCCGGTCACCCGCGCCGGGGACGCTGTTCCGCAACCCCGACCTGGCCGTCACCTACGAGCGGCTGGTCGCCGAGGCCGAAACTGCTGCCCATGGCCGCGAGGCGCGCATCGACGCGGCCCGGGCCGCCTGGTCGGACGGGTTCGTGGCCGAGGCTATCGACCGGTTCGCCGGCCACGGGGTCATGGACGTCTCCGGCACGCCCCACGCGGGGCTGCTCACCGGCGACGACCTGGCCGGCTGGCGAGCGGGCGTGGAGGAGCCGGCCACGCTCGACTACGCCGGCTGGACGGTCTGCAAGACCGGTCCGTGGGGCCAGGGGCCGGTGTTCCTGCAGCAGCTCGCGCTGCTGGCCGGCTTCGACCTGCCCGGCCTCGGCCACGGCAGCGCCGGCTACGTCCACACGGTGGTGGAGTGCGCCAAGCTCGCCTTCGCCGACCGGGAGGCATGGTACGGCGACCCCCGGATGGTCGAGGTGCCCTTGGCCGCCCTGCTCGACCCTGGCTACGCGACGGAGCGGCGGAGCCTGGTCGGCGAGGACGCCTCCCTGGAGCTGCGGCCCGGGTCGCCCGACGGCCGCCCGCCCCGCCTGCCCGGCACCGTGGCCGTGGCTCCGGAGGCCGCCGGGGCCGGGGTGACCGCGGCCGGGGCCGGGGTGGCCGCAGCCGGGGTGGGGGCCGGGGTGGGGGCCGGGGTGGCCGGGGTCGGGACCAGGGCGGGGGGCCCGACCGTGGCCGGGGTGGGGGACCCGACCGTGGGCCGGGTCGCCGGCGACACCTGCCACGTCGACGCCGTGGACCGCTTCGGCAACATGGTCTCGGCCACCCCGAGCGGAGGGTGGCTGCAGAGCTCGCCGGTGGTGCCCGGGCTCGGCTTCCCGCTGGGTACCCGGGCCCAGATGTTCTGGCTCGAGGAGGGGCTGCCGAACTCGCTCGCGCCGGGCAAGCGCCCGCGCACCACGCTCTCCCCGACGCTCGCGCTGCGCGACGGCGAGGCGGTGCTCGCCTTCGGCACCCCAGGCGGCGACGGGCAGGACCAGTGGTCGCTGCAGCTGTTCCTGGCCCACGTCCACTTCGGCATGGACCTCCAGGCCGCCGTCGACGCGCCTGCGTTCCACACCACCGCGTTCCCCAGCTCGTTCTGGCCCCGCGAGCACCGTCCGGGCGTGGTGGAGGTCGAGGAGCGGCTCGGCCCCGACGCGGTCCAGGGCCTGCGCCGCCGCGGCCACCAGGTCGTCGTCGGCGGACCCTGGTCGCTCGGGCGGCTGTCCGCGGTCGGCCGTGACCCGGCCACCGGCCTGCTCCGGGCCGCCGCCAACCCCCGCGGCATGCAGGGCTACGCCGTCGGCCGGTAG
- a CDS encoding NAD(P)H-quinone dehydrogenase, with protein MRVVILGGGPGGYEAALVAAELGAEVTIVNDEGLGGACVLWDCVPSKTLLTSAQAFSTLETAPSLGVHFEGTTRSDEIPRYEVDLPTIQARVRHLAQAQSDDIAKRVVDDGVRLLRGKGRVVDPRTVEVALAGGGTERIEGDAILVATGSDPRKLPTAPTDGEVILSSQDVYDLETVPERLVVVGAGATGAEYATAFLRFGSEVTFVASRDRVLPSEDSDAAMVVEDVFARRGLVTVKNARAAKVERTDAGAVVHLEDGRSVEGSHVLLTVGQVPQTAGIGLEEVGVALDDKGGVVVDGVSRTTVPSIYAAGDITGKLMLASVAAMQGRIAMWHLLGQAVAPLRWDAVAATIFTDPQIATVGLSEQRAAKTGIEVEVESLPLAGNSRAKMANQHDGFVKLLARPGSGTIVGGAVVAGYASDLISPISIAVFNRLTAQQLTQPFQIYPSFAGSIQECARLLAIRVQGHYKY; from the coding sequence ATGCGCGTCGTGATCCTCGGGGGCGGGCCGGGCGGCTACGAGGCCGCCCTGGTCGCCGCCGAGCTGGGCGCCGAGGTCACCATCGTCAACGACGAGGGCCTCGGCGGTGCCTGTGTGCTCTGGGACTGCGTGCCGTCCAAGACCCTGCTCACCTCGGCCCAGGCCTTCTCGACCCTGGAGACCGCCCCCAGCCTCGGGGTCCACTTCGAGGGGACGACCCGGTCGGACGAGATCCCCCGCTACGAGGTGGACCTCCCCACGATCCAGGCCCGGGTCCGCCACCTGGCCCAGGCCCAGTCCGACGACATCGCCAAGCGCGTGGTCGACGACGGCGTGCGGCTCCTGCGCGGCAAGGGCCGCGTGGTCGACCCGCGCACGGTCGAGGTCGCGCTCGCGGGGGGCGGGACCGAGCGGATCGAGGGCGACGCGATCCTGGTCGCCACCGGCTCCGACCCCCGCAAGCTGCCCACCGCGCCCACCGACGGCGAGGTCATCCTGTCCAGCCAGGACGTCTACGACCTCGAGACGGTGCCCGAGCGCCTGGTGGTGGTCGGCGCCGGCGCCACCGGGGCCGAGTACGCCACCGCCTTCCTGCGCTTCGGGTCCGAGGTGACGTTCGTGGCCAGCCGCGACCGCGTGCTGCCCAGCGAAGACTCCGACGCCGCCATGGTCGTCGAGGACGTGTTCGCGCGCCGCGGGCTCGTCACGGTCAAGAACGCCAGGGCGGCCAAGGTCGAGCGGACCGACGCCGGCGCGGTCGTCCACCTCGAGGACGGCCGTTCGGTCGAGGGCAGCCACGTCCTGCTCACCGTCGGCCAGGTGCCCCAGACCGCCGGGATCGGCCTGGAGGAGGTCGGGGTGGCGCTCGACGACAAGGGCGGCGTGGTGGTCGACGGCGTCAGCCGCACCACCGTGCCGAGCATCTACGCGGCCGGCGACATCACCGGCAAGCTGATGCTCGCCTCGGTCGCGGCCATGCAGGGCCGCATCGCCATGTGGCACCTGCTCGGCCAGGCGGTCGCCCCGCTGCGCTGGGACGCGGTCGCGGCCACCATCTTCACCGACCCGCAGATCGCCACGGTGGGGCTGTCGGAGCAGCGGGCCGCCAAGACCGGGATCGAGGTGGAGGTCGAGTCCCTGCCCCTGGCGGGCAACTCCCGGGCCAAGATGGCCAACCAGCACGACGGGTTCGTCAAGCTCCTGGCCCGTCCCGGGTCGGGCACGATCGTGGGCGGCGCGGTCGTCGCCGGTTACGCCTCCGACCTGATCTCGCCCATCTCCATCGCGGTGTTCAACCGGCTGACCGCCCAGCAGCTCACCCAGCCGTTCCAGATCTACCCGTCGTTCGCCGGCTCGATCCAGGAGTGCGCCCGCCTGCTGGCCATCCGCGTCCAGGGCCACTACAAGTACTGA